A region of the Streptomyces durocortorensis genome:
GGGCGGGTTCGGCGCCTTCCACTACGCCCAGGTCCGCCCGGACCTGTTCAGCGAGACCGCGTCCCTGTCGGGCGACATCGACTTCTCGGTCAAGTCCATGGACCTCCGGCTGGCCGTCGTCGCCTCCCTCATCGACGCCGAGAGTGTGCGATGCGGCGCGGTGGCGGGCTGCGACCCCAGTAAGAGCCCCTACCGACCCGCGGTGGACAGCGATGCGGCCTTCGGCTCCCCGTACCCGGTGTTCAACGCCGACTGGCGGTGGAACGAGGTCGACCCCTCACAGAACATGAAGAAGCTGGTCAACGCCGACGTCGGGGTCTCCATCTACGTCGGCAACGGCGGCGGCAATCCCCTCGATCTCGAATTCTGGCTCGAAGGCGCGGCCAAGCACGTCAAGAACAGCATGGACGCCCTGGGAATGGACTACTACTACGTCAACTACGGTGACGGCTCAGCCTGGGGCGAGCACTGCAACGGCGGGCACAACGCCGGTTGCTGGGAGCAGGACCTCCGCGACCTGATCCCCAGGCTGGAGAGGTCCTTCGCCTCCTGACCCGGCGGGTCACCCCGCGGCGCCGGTGAGCCCGAGCCCCGCCTCGTCGCCGCGCAGAATCATCTGGTGCGTCCGCCGCAGCATCAGGCTCGGCGGAACACCCAGATCGTCGGCCAGTCGGCGGCGGGCACGGTCGAACACGGTCAGTGCCTCGGCCTGTCTGCCGCTGCGGTACAGCGCGCGCATCAGCATCGCGGCCACCGGCTCGTCCAGGGGATGCGCCGCGGACAGCGCGAACAGCTCGGCGATGGCCTCGGAGTGCCGGCCCAGCCGCAGCTGGCACTCCACCTTCCGCCGTACGAGGGCGATCCTGCGCTCCGTGAGCCGTATCCGCTCCCGTTCGGCGAGGGGCCCGGGCAGCCCCGCCAGAACCTCGCCCCGGAACAGCTTGAGGGCCCGGGAACACAGGCGCACCGTCCGCTCGGCGTCGCCCGCCCGCTCCGCCGCGCCGATGTCGGTGAGCAGCCGCTCCATCCGTACGACGTCGACGTCGACCGCTCCGGAGACCAGCCGGTAGCCGCGTCGGCCGTGCTCGATGACGGAATCCGGGCTGTCCCCGAAGCGCAGTGCCTTGCGTAGCCGGTAGATGTACACGGGCACCACGTTCGCGACCGGTGGCTCCGTGCCCCACACGCCGTCGAGCAGTTCCTGCCGGCTGAGGGTCCGCCCCGAGCACAGTGCCAGCGCCGCCAGGACGGCCTGCTGGCGGAGCGGGCCCAGGCTCAGGGGCAGCCCGTCCTGCGAGGCCAGCAGCGGGCCGAGCACGGAGACCTCCACCACCGGCGGGGCCGGGTGCGCCGAGCGCGTACGGGGGCCGCTCCCCGGAACGACCAGGCCGCGGTCGAAGGCGTGGACGATGGCGGCGGCCCGGTCGCGCAGACCGAGTTTCCCGAGGATCCGCGCGAGCTGCTCGGCCACGGAGTCCTCGGGCAGGTCGAGCGCGGCGGCGATCTCGTCGTCCCGCAGTCCGCAGCCGACCGCGCAGAGGACCCTGCGCTCCAGGTGCCCGAGCGCGGTGTCCGTCGGTCGGTCGGTGATCGCGGTCGTAGGCATCGCTGCTCCCCGGGCTGCGGACTGGTCGGTCTGGCGGGCGCCGTCGACAAGGTAGGGGCGGAGTGCCGGGACGGGCATCCGGAACGATCCGGAGTGACACGCGCACGACGAACCCCGCCGGTGCGGCCGGGACCTGTGCGGTCGTCGGAGAGTGCGGCCAGGGTTCGGAGTGTGCTGCCGGGGGTCGGAGCGTGCGGCCGGTCCCCGGGCTCTACGGGAGGCCGGTGCGCTTGTCCCTCCGTAACCTTCCGGATACTCCGGCCGGCCGACCCGGCGATACCTTCCGAACCGCCCGTCGCTCCCGACCAGGAGGTTGCGTTGACCGCGCATCACCCCACCCGCAGAAGCATCCTCAAGTCCGCCGGCGGAGTCTCGGCCGCCATGGCCCTGGGCGCCGGAGGCGTCCTCGCGGCGGCCTCACCCGCCGCGGCCGTCGGCGACGGCCACGGCCTGCGCATCGTGGACCGCGGCGAGTCGGACCCCCGGATGCGCTACTACCGGTTCGCGACCGACGCGATCGGCTGGGAACCCGCCGTGAACGTCCTGCTGCCCGACGACTACCACCACAGCGGCCGCAGGTACCCGGTGCTCTACCTCCTCCACGGCGGCATGGAGGACTTCATCAGCTTCGACCACAAGCACATCCGCGCCCTGACCGCCGGAAAGCGGCTCATCGTCGTGATGCCCGACGGCGGACGCACGGGCTGGTACTCCAACCCCGTCCACTCCAACGTCGGCCCCCGCGACTGGGAAACGTTCCACATGCACCAGCTGCTCCCGTGGATCGACGCGAACTTCAGGACGTACGCCGAGTACGACGGCCGCGCCGTCTCCGGGTTCTCCATGGGCGGCTTCGGCGCGCTGAAGTACGCGGCCAAGTACTGGGGCCACTTCGCCTCGGTCAGCTCCCACTCCGGCCCGGCCAGCCTCCGCCGCGACCACGGCGCCGTCGTGCACTGGGCGAACGCGACCTCCGCGGCCGTGGACCTGAACGGCGGTTCGATCTACGGCGTGCCGCTGTGGGACGAGCGCAGGGTCACCGACGACAACCCGATCGAGCGCGTCGAGAGCTACCGGAACAAGCGGGTGTTCCTGATCGCCGGAACGAGCCCCAACCCGATCGACTGGTTCCAGACCGTCAACGAGAACCAGGTCCTCGCCGGGCAGCGGGAGTTCAAGGCCCTGCTCGACTCCCGCGGCATCGGGCACGAGTCGTACGAGGACCAGGGCGGCCACTTCGTACGCCACTGGGCCCTCGAACGCGACATCAACGGCGTGATCGCGAGGCTCCGCAAGGCGTGACGAGCGCTTCCCCCCCCGCCCCCGGAAGTGACCGATAACATAGGGTGAACCCCTGGCTCCGACCGGTAGCGTTGGCCGTGCAACAGCGGTCGACGCTCAGAACGGGGGGAGTCGTGAGTGGCATAGTCGTGCATCTGCCGCAGGGGAGCGGGGGGAGTGGGGAGCCGTACGGTGAGGCGGTGACGCTCCGGCTCGGCCCGGGTGAACGCGCGCGCTTCGGGCGCGGATCATCCGGGAGGCCGGTCGAGTTGCGCCTCGCCGACGCGGCGATATCCCGGCTGGCCGGGGAGATCCGGGTGACCGACGACCACTGGCAGCTGAGCAACTACAGCAGGACCCACAGCTACCTGGTGGAGAACCCGGAAGGAGCGGGGGAGTACCTGCGCGTACCGCCGTGCCGGGCCGGTGCGCCCATTCCGTTCGAGTTCTCCCGGGTGGTGCTGCCCACGCGCCGCGACACCACGGTCTCCTTCCAGGTGTTCGCGCCCGACCACGTCTACCTGGACCCGCAGGGCGTGGGCGGCCCCTGGGAGAGCCGCACGGTCATGGCGTATTCGCTGGATGAGACGGCCACCTACTTCCTGGTGCTCGTGGCGCTCTGCGAACCCTGGCTGCGCGACCAGTCACCCGTGGCCGTGCCGACGACCCCGCAGGTGGTGGAGCGGCTCAGGGCCCATGAGGCCTGCGCGAGACTGACGCCCCGAGCGGTGACGTCGCACATCGACTACCTCGCGGAGGAGAAGCTGCGGATCGGCCTGCCTCACGCGGCCGAGACCGGCAAGGGGGACCGCCGGAACGGGAAGCGCGAGGCCGTGGTCGCCATCGCGCTGAGATTCGGCATAGTCCAGGAGGAGCATCTCGCGCTGCTGCCGCCCCGGGCCGAGTCGGCCGCGCGGGGACGGTAGAGGGCGTGGCACCCGTGCAGCGTCGACAGACCTCCTGGGAGAGCGGCCGTACGGAACTGCTGCCCCAGGGCTACCGGGTGGGGGCCTGGGAGATCGGCGAGCCGATCGGAGCCGGGGGCTGGGCCACCGTCTACGCCGGTCGACCGGCCCGCGGCCGCACGGGCTCAGCGGACCGGACACCCCTGGCGCCGGGGCAGGACGGCGGCGGCGCGTCGGCGGGGGGCGAGGTCGCCCTCAAGGTCATGCCGACCGCCGGACTCGCGCCCCGCCAGGCGCGCGGTGTGGCGGAGGCCGCCCGGCGTGAGGTCGGACTCGCCCGCCGGACCGGGCATCCAAGGCTTGTCCGGCTGCTGGACTCCCTCGCCCTCCGAGCACCCGAACACCCCTTCCTGGACGGCGCGATCGTGCTGGTCATGGAGCGGGCCAGCGGCAGTCTGCGGGATCTCCTCGACGGCGGCGTGGCCGAGGCCGAGGGCGCCCGGCTCATCGCCGGAATCTGCGAGGGGCTGGCGCATCTGCACGGGGCCGGCTGGGTGCACATGGACCTCAAGCCCGAGAACGTCCTCATCGGCGTCGACGGCTCGGTCAAGCTCTCGGACTTCGGCCTCGCCACCGAGCTGACCGGAACGCACGGGCACGCGCCCCCGATGGGCACCCTGGACTACCTCCCGCCCGAGCGGTGGCGGGCCCCGCTGGGAGACCTCGGCGTGCAGGTCCGGCCCAGCGCCGACATCTGGGCCCTGGGCATCGTGATCCACGAGGTGTTCGCCTCCGGCGTCTCACCGTTCCCGGGCGCCACACCCGTCGCCCGTGGTGCCGCGGTGCAGGAGTACGC
Encoded here:
- a CDS encoding BTAD domain-containing putative transcriptional regulator → MPTTAITDRPTDTALGHLERRVLCAVGCGLRDDEIAAALDLPEDSVAEQLARILGKLGLRDRAAAIVHAFDRGLVVPGSGPRTRSAHPAPPVVEVSVLGPLLASQDGLPLSLGPLRQQAVLAALALCSGRTLSRQELLDGVWGTEPPVANVVPVYIYRLRKALRFGDSPDSVIEHGRRGYRLVSGAVDVDVVRMERLLTDIGAAERAGDAERTVRLCSRALKLFRGEVLAGLPGPLAERERIRLTERRIALVRRKVECQLRLGRHSEAIAELFALSAAHPLDEPVAAMLMRALYRSGRQAEALTVFDRARRRLADDLGVPPSLMLRRTHQMILRGDEAGLGLTGAAG
- a CDS encoding serine/threonine protein kinase — encoded protein: MSGIVVHLPQGSGGSGEPYGEAVTLRLGPGERARFGRGSSGRPVELRLADAAISRLAGEIRVTDDHWQLSNYSRTHSYLVENPEGAGEYLRVPPCRAGAPIPFEFSRVVLPTRRDTTVSFQVFAPDHVYLDPQGVGGPWESRTVMAYSLDETATYFLVLVALCEPWLRDQSPVAVPTTPQVVERLRAHEACARLTPRAVTSHIDYLAEEKLRIGLPHAAETGKGDRRNGKREAVVAIALRFGIVQEEHLALLPPRAESAARGR
- a CDS encoding alpha/beta hydrolase-fold protein, which produces MALAWLVAAVAVITPAGTAQAADGASPPPMADGFGLTQVGTATGSPTNFHLTVTTPEVSGEHPIKIILPKGYYDNPDRRYPVMYFLHGSPDNPTQQNYPALTTSDSMITVIPNGGARGWYANWLNQKTVLGAQNWMNFHLNQVIPFIDANLRTVATKKGRAVAGVSMGGFGAFHYAQVRPDLFSETASLSGDIDFSVKSMDLRLAVVASLIDAESVRCGAVAGCDPSKSPYRPAVDSDAAFGSPYPVFNADWRWNEVDPSQNMKKLVNADVGVSIYVGNGGGNPLDLEFWLEGAAKHVKNSMDALGMDYYYVNYGDGSAWGEHCNGGHNAGCWEQDLRDLIPRLERSFAS
- a CDS encoding alpha/beta hydrolase-fold protein; this translates as MALGAGGVLAAASPAAAVGDGHGLRIVDRGESDPRMRYYRFATDAIGWEPAVNVLLPDDYHHSGRRYPVLYLLHGGMEDFISFDHKHIRALTAGKRLIVVMPDGGRTGWYSNPVHSNVGPRDWETFHMHQLLPWIDANFRTYAEYDGRAVSGFSMGGFGALKYAAKYWGHFASVSSHSGPASLRRDHGAVVHWANATSAAVDLNGGSIYGVPLWDERRVTDDNPIERVESYRNKRVFLIAGTSPNPIDWFQTVNENQVLAGQREFKALLDSRGIGHESYEDQGGHFVRHWALERDINGVIARLRKA
- a CDS encoding serine/threonine-protein kinase, giving the protein MQRRQTSWESGRTELLPQGYRVGAWEIGEPIGAGGWATVYAGRPARGRTGSADRTPLAPGQDGGGASAGGEVALKVMPTAGLAPRQARGVAEAARREVGLARRTGHPRLVRLLDSLALRAPEHPFLDGAIVLVMERASGSLRDLLDGGVAEAEGARLIAGICEGLAHLHGAGWVHMDLKPENVLIGVDGSVKLSDFGLATELTGTHGHAPPMGTLDYLPPERWRAPLGDLGVQVRPSADIWALGIVIHEVFASGVSPFPGATPVARGAAVQEYAEGRVPLRMDAAVPEFWRALAADCLAPTHAARSAHTAASLLERITAHEAERAEPAPRSRVRRVWHRTRAAVLAVTVCGAAGAAVGAYSGQERPSEASKASGELRSEVRVFNAERGCQDRADRDPQCSLGLAVDPTRPYVAENVVPTRVWDGDVLRAECRLPQGEPIIDEAGLKSTLWYRVRVPRAGAHTEAGAEADGQATAWLPAVRTKDRPALARCPRPSAAR